CCTTAAAGATGATACCGATGTTGATTTTGTTGTTGTGGGATTGGATGAGAATATCAACTATGAAAAGCTAACAAAAGCGACGTTAGCGGTTCAACGTGGGGCGACATTTATTTCAACAAATAAAGATCCGTCTATACCGAAAGAGCAAGGTTTCTTACCAGGTAACGGCTCTTTAACAAGTGTGGTCACAGTGTCTTCTAAAACAGAACCGATATTTATCGGTAAGCCCGAAACACCAATCATGCAAAAAGCGCTAGACTTATTGCAGTTAGACAAGTCAGAAGTAGCGATGATTGGTGATTTATACGATACAGATATTATGTCAGGTATCAATATTGGCATTGATACCATTCATGTACAAACTGGTGTGACGTCTAAAGAAGAAGCTTTAGCTAAAGATATCCCACCGACAGTGAGTATTGAGAATTTAACAGTACTGTTAAAAGAAATTGAAAAAGGGCAGTGATCGTATGGAGAAAATTTTAGTAACACGTCGAATTCCGGAAAAATTTAAGCAGCGTTTAGAATTAATCGGTGAAGTTGAGATGTGGGATCATCATTTAACACCGATGCCTCGTGAACAGTTTATGGAGACAGCTGCAGATAAAACAATTTTACTCATTACATTGAGTGAAAAAATTGATCGTGATTTGCTTGAACAAGCACCTAACTTAAAAATTATTGCCAATATGGCAGTGGGTTATGACAATATTGATCTTGCTGAGGCTGAGAAGCGTGATGTCGTCATTTCTAATACACCTCATGTTCTTAGTGAAACAACAGCTGAATTAGGCTTCACATTGATGATGGCAGCATCTCGCCGTCTATCAGAAGCGATTGATTATGTAAAAGATGGCAAATGGGAAAGCTGGGGACCCTATCTACTAGCTGGAAAAGATATTTATCGTTCAAAAGTCGGTATTTTTGGTATGGGTGAAATTGGTAGAGCATTAGCCCGCCGTTTAAAAGGATTTAATGCAGATATCCTTTATCATAACCGTTCACGTAATACGAAGGCAGAAAATGAACTTGGCGCATTTTATACGTCTTTCGAGACACTTGTTCGCGAAAGTGACTTCATTGTCTGTACAGCACCATCAACACCTGATACACGTGATAAATTCAACAAAGAGGTATTCAAAATGATGCGCAATGATGCCATATTCGTGAATATTGGTCGTGGCGATATCGTTGTAGAAGAAGACCTTGTAGAAGCATTACAAACAGGTGAAATTGCAGGTTGTGCATTGGATGTTGTTCGTGATGAACCAATTCGCATGGACCATCCATTATTAACATTGCCAAATGCGATTGTTACACCACATATTGGTAGTGCTACAGTGCTAACACGTGATCAGATGATTCAAACATGTGTGTTAAATATTGAAGACGTCGTGCAAGGAAAATCAGCACGTAACCAAGTCTTTATGAAATAGAAAATAGGATGAGGTTGGACAATATTGTTTAGTTGTCCAACCCCATTTTTTATTGTTCGCTTGTTGTGTCAGTGACGTCAAAATGCTCTGACATATAACGTTTTAATGGCTTTAATTGCACATAGCCATCAGCAACATATTCGTCATTCATCGTTACAAGTGGATAAAATAATTCGTCATTTCGAATTTGCTCAATAAATTGTTCATCGTGATCTGTTAAGTTCTCTGTGTCACGGTCAATATCGATGTATGTGAATTTAAAGTTAAGATTTGGATATTTTTTAGGTAATAACGTTTCTAACCAATCATAGGTGTTGCGTGCACTTGGTGCGTTGACACAACTTGCACAAACAGTTTCAGCTCCATATATTACTACGCTCACTTTTGTCATTTGAACATCCCCCTAGTTAATAGAATAGATTTTCGATACTATTTCTATTATAATAAGAAAGAGGAAGAATATGAACCATTTAAGTTGAAAGGAGGCATTGTATATGCCAACTGAAGATACAACAATGTACGATCAAGTCGCAGAAGTCATTGAAAAATTACGTCCATTTTTACTCCGTGATGGTGGTGACTGTGCACTCGTTGACGTAGAAGATGGAATTGTAAAACTTCAATTATTAGGTGCTTGTGGGACTTGCCCAAGTAGTACAATTACATTGAAGGCAGGTATTGAGCGTGCCCTTGTAGAAGAAGTGCCTGGTGTTATTGAGGTAGAACAAGTATTTTAATAGAAAATAGATAGAAAGCCTGTGGCGTTGATGTTGCCACAGGCTTTTCGTTTAACCATTATGATGTTTATAGAGCCATAAGACACCGGATTTTAAGATCGATGCAAGTCGACCTGTCACAGTCGTATCCATCAAATAAGCAAAGCCTTTCTTTTCTCCAAGTGCGCCTAAGAAACCTTGAATTTTGATTTCTGGCATTTTTTCAGGAAGTGGCTTCCCTTGCCAAAGTGTCTTTAAGACGTCGGCAATTTGATCTGCCTGTTCTTCTGCAAGTTGTGCACTCGGTGCGAATGGTAAGTTTGCACAATCCCCAACAACATAGACGTTGGGATAAGTTGGAATTTGGTGATATTGATTGACCATGACACGGTTACTGCGACTCAGATCAACAGGTAAATTACGAACGAGTGACACAGGTTGAATACCTGCTGTCCATACGATTAAGTCATGTTCGTTTTTCGTATCTTTGTTATAAAGTGTACCTGGTTCAACTTTGACAATATTAGAGTTTGGAACAACTGTTACATTATGTTGATCAAACCACTTTTTAACATAATTGCTTAGTTTTTCAGGAAATTGATTGAGAATACGGTCCCCACGATCGTACAAGAAGATATCAAGGTCATCACGACTTTCACGAAGCGCACTTGCAAGTTCAATCCCACTTAAACCTGCCCCCACA
This region of Staphylococcus sp. IVB6240 genomic DNA includes:
- a CDS encoding TIGR01457 family HAD-type hydrolase; this encodes MKTYKAYLIDLDGTLYRGSQVIEGAVEFINGLNQYDIPHLYVTNNSTKSPEDVVEKLASIGIDARPAEVVTSAMATADYISSEKPHASVYMIGDTGLRTALSSAGLDLKDDTDVDFVVVGLDENINYEKLTKATLAVQRGATFISTNKDPSIPKEQGFLPGNGSLTSVVTVSSKTEPIFIGKPETPIMQKALDLLQLDKSEVAMIGDLYDTDIMSGINIGIDTIHVQTGVTSKEEALAKDIPPTVSIENLTVLLKEIEKGQ
- a CDS encoding D-glycerate dehydrogenase translates to MEKILVTRRIPEKFKQRLELIGEVEMWDHHLTPMPREQFMETAADKTILLITLSEKIDRDLLEQAPNLKIIANMAVGYDNIDLAEAEKRDVVISNTPHVLSETTAELGFTLMMAASRRLSEAIDYVKDGKWESWGPYLLAGKDIYRSKVGIFGMGEIGRALARRLKGFNADILYHNRSRNTKAENELGAFYTSFETLVRESDFIVCTAPSTPDTRDKFNKEVFKMMRNDAIFVNIGRGDIVVEEDLVEALQTGEIAGCALDVVRDEPIRMDHPLLTLPNAIVTPHIGSATVLTRDQMIQTCVLNIEDVVQGKSARNQVFMK
- a CDS encoding YuzD family protein → MTKVSVVIYGAETVCASCVNAPSARNTYDWLETLLPKKYPNLNFKFTYIDIDRDTENLTDHDEQFIEQIRNDELFYPLVTMNDEYVADGYVQLKPLKRYMSEHFDVTDTTSEQ
- a CDS encoding NifU family protein; translation: MPTEDTTMYDQVAEVIEKLRPFLLRDGGDCALVDVEDGIVKLQLLGACGTCPSSTITLKAGIERALVEEVPGVIEVEQVF
- a CDS encoding NAD(P)/FAD-dependent oxidoreductase; this encodes MKSLVLLGGGYGNMRILSRILPEALPEDFRVTLIDRMPYHGLKTEFYALAAGSKSDKEVRVNFPKDERINTVYGEITNIDLDNQIVSVGQTRVDYDDLVIGLGCEDKYHNVPGAKTHTYSIQTLADARKTYHDISELPSGAQVGIVGAGLSGIELASALRESRDDLDIFLYDRGDRILNQFPEKLSNYVKKWFDQHNVTVVPNSNIVKVEPGTLYNKDTKNEHDLIVWTAGIQPVSLVRNLPVDLSRSNRVMVNQYHQIPTYPNVYVVGDCANLPFAPSAQLAEEQADQIADVLKTLWQGKPLPEKMPEIKIQGFLGALGEKKGFAYLMDTTVTGRLASILKSGVLWLYKHHNG